The DNA sequence CGGCGTCCTCTGGCGAAAGCCCTCGGAGGCCTGGGCGATACCGGGGCTCGTGCGAAGAAGCTCCGTGTCGATGGTGCCGGGTGCGACTGCATTGACGCGGATACCGTCGGGGCCAAGAGCGTCGGCCAATGATTTGGCCATCAGCACAACGCCGCCCTTGCTGGTCGAGTAGGCGACGGTGATGCCGGCGCCAGAGATCCCGCCCATGCTTGCCATGAGGACAATGCTGCCCTGCTTGTTGAGTGCTTTCATCTGACGTGCAGCTGCCTGCGCGCCAAACAGCGGGCCATCGAGATTGACAGACATCAGGCGGCGGTAATCGTCTTCCGGAACCTCCGCCCCGTCTGTCTTCAGCGTAATGCCTGCATTTGCGACCATGACATCGACGCCGCCGAATTCTTCTGCCGCCGCAACGAGGGCGTCGTTGTCAGCCTTGCGGCTGACGTCTGCTTTCACGAAGACGGATTTGGCCCCCAGTTTTCTGATCTCCGAAGCAGTGGGTTCACCGCCTTCGCGCGGTGCTTCCACGACGTCCGAGACGATGACTGCTTTGGCGCCATGTCCGGCGGCCCGAATGGCGATCGCACGTCCAATGCCGCTTGATGCGCCGGTTACGATGACGACTTTGCCGTCGAGAATGTTACTGTTGCTCATTGTGGTGATCCTTAATGTTCCGGCACTTTGGGGGCCGAGGAGGGCAGGGCGTCGAGTTGCTGCAGAAGATAATAGAGGTTGGCCACGCCCCAGTGTTCGGCGATTTTGCCGTTGCGGATGCGCATGGCGTCCACGGTTTCGAACTTGATCTGGCGGCCCGTTGGTGCGATCCCAAGGACGACGCCCCGGTGCGTGCCGTGATAGGTCTTGAAAGTCGTCACGATGTCGCCATCGACCGCTTGCCAGTGAATTTCCGCGCGGAAGTCAGGGAAGGCTTCGCGCAGCGCGTGGTAAAGACGACGCGCTCCTTCCTTGTCTGGCGTCCCGCCTGGCTGCGGTGTGTGGTCCAGAAAATCGTCGGCGAAAAGCTCGTCGAAAAGTTCGAAGTTGCCGCCGGACTGCACCTCGAGTGTGTTGCGGCGGACGATTGCTTTCAATGATTCAGGTTGGTCTGACATGGGATTTTCCTTTCAAGATTCGGTGTCAGAGTTCAAAACCACCGATTGTCATGCCGCCGTCGACGGTCAGCATATGTCCGGTGACATAGGAGGCGGCGTCGGAGGCAAGCCAGATTGCCGCGGCCGCGATTTCCTCCGGCTTGCCGCCGCGTTTGGCAGGAATGGCGTTCTGAGCGAGTGCCGCAAACGCCGGGTTCTGGTGGCTGTTTGCCGCAACCATTGGCGTTTCAGTCCAGCCAGGCGCGATCGCGTTGACGCGAATGCCGTGCGCTGCATTCTCCATCGCGACGACCCGGGTCAGGCCCTGCACCCCGTGCTTGGAAGCAGCGTAGGCACTCATGCCTCCCGGTCCCGTCAAAGCGGCGACGGAAGCCGTGTTCACGATAGAGCCACCACCACTACGCTTGATCAGCGGGATCTGGTACTTCATCCCGAGAAAGACACTCTGGAGATTGACTGCGATGACCCGCTGAAAGTCTTCCAATGGATAATCTTCAATCCGTTTTGCAGGGCCGGTTATCCCGGCATTGTTGAAGGCCGCGTCGAGCCGACCGGATGCGGCATCGATCTGTTCGATCCATCCGACGACCTGAAGTTCGCTCGCGACATCGAGCTCGGTTGTGAATGCCCGGCCATCTTCGGCGCGGATGAGCTCTGCCGTTTGGGTGAGACCCTCGGCATCGCGATCAGCCAGATGCACTGTCGCGCCGTCGCGAGCGAGCCCAAGTGCTATCGCCCGACCGATCCCAGAGCCTGCACCGGTGACCGCGACGACCTTGTTTGAGAAAAGCGAGGACATGACTTCTCCTTGCCAGCCGATCGCAATCGGCTGGTCTGGTTGGAGCTGAATTTCAAGAGTGAGTTAGGCGGGTTTAGTTGCGGGCAGCGACAAGAGCGGCAGCAGTGCGGGCGACGATTTCGCCCTGATGGAAGGCACCGGCGAGATCGATTTGCGAAGGCTGGCGCGACCCGTCGCCACCGGCAACTGTCGTTGCCCCATAAGGAGCGCCGCCAACAATTTCTTCAGTGCTCATCTGGCCCTGGTGGCTATAGGGCAGGCCAACGATGATCATGCCAAAGTGCATGAGGTTGGTGATGATCGAAAACAAGGTGGTTTCCTGGCCGCCGTGCTGGGTGCCGGTCGATGCGAACGCTGCGCCCACCTTGCCGTTGAGAGCACCCCGTGCCCACAGACCACCGGCCTGGTCGAGGAAGGCTGCCATCTGCGACGACATCCGCCCGAAGCGTGTGCCGGTACCGACGATGATCGCGTCGTAGTCGGCGAGTTCCGCGACTGTCGCAATCGGTGCCTCCTGGTTGATCTTGAAATGAGACTTTTCGGCAATTTCGAGCGGGACAGTTTCCGGGACACGCTTGATCGTAACATCGGCGCCGGCGCTTCTTGCGCCTTCAGCGATTGAGCCTGCCATTGTCTCGATGTGGCCGTAGGACGAGTAGTAGAGAACGAGAACCTTGGTCATTTCGGTAACTCCGTGAGGATGTTGGTGTCGATGAATGCAACATCTGCTTTTTCATCGTTCGATAAAAGCTGCATAATTTTGTCCATTACGTTCGATTTTATCGACCGATTCCATTGTCAAAAATCCGTGTTGCCTTCCGTGAAATTCTCTATATCTTATAACTTATAAGTTAGGGAACAACGGGAGTATATCCGTGACATCGTTAAATTTCTATAGCGGCCATCCACCGATGGATCGCAACAATGACCCATTGTCTGATGCGCAGTTGGAGCATCTCCGCGAGCGTGCAAAATTCGTGCGGCTGGAAACGATCCGGCTGATATCAATCGCTAAAGTGGGGCACTACACGTCAGTGTTCTCATGCGCCGAGATTTTTGCAGCTCTGTACTACGACGTCATGAGGATCAAAAAAGGCGAGCCCGCATGGCCCGACCGCGACCGCTTCCTCATGGGTAAAGGCCACGCCGCCGTCGGGCTTTTCCCGATTTTGGCCGATCTCGGTTACTTCGACCCAAGCTGGCTGGATTCCTACACGCGTCTAGGGAGCCCACTCGGCGACCACCCAGATATGACCAAGGTGCCAGGCGTCGACTTCAGCTCCGGCTCCATCGGACATGCTTTGTCCAACGGCGTCGGAATGCTCCTCGGAGGTCGCTTCCATAAGCGTGACTTCAACGCCTTCGTACTTCTCGGAGACGGAGAGATGCAGGAAGGGCAAGTCTGGGAGGCCGCCTTGTCTGGCTCGAGCCACGGCCTCTCCAATCTGATCGCGATTGTCGACCGCAACGGCTATCAGCTTGATGGAAAGGTTGACGATATCCTTGCTGTCGAACCTCTGGATGAAAAATGGCGAGCGTTTGGATGGGAAGTCCACACCGTCAACGGCCACGACATCCATGCTCTCACCGCTCTACTGCGGCAGGTCAAAGCCGACAAGGGTCGCACGAAACCTTGCTGCATTATCGCGAAGACCGTCAAGGGCAAGGGCATCGATTACATGGAAACCGAACCAGGCTGGCACCTCGGCTTCCTTGGTGCGGAAGACGAAGCGAATGCCCTCGAAACGATCCAAAATACGGTGATCTCATAATGAACCAGCTGATTTCCAAGGACTCGTGGCAGTACCGCGAAGTCAATCGCCGCGCCCCCTCGCTTCCAACTTTTTCCAATGCCCTGATCGAACTCGTGGAAGCCGGTCATCCTGTGATGGCGGGAACCGCAGATCTTCAGTATTCCAACGGTTTGAACGAGTTTGCCCAACGCTTTCCGGAGCGGTTTGTCCAGTTTGGGATCTCTGAACAGAACATGGTCTCCGCTGCAGCGGGTATGGCAACGACGGGTGTTATCCCATACGTGGCCACGTTCGCGTCTTTTCTTGCACTGCTTTGCTGCGAGCAGATCCGAATGGATGTCGCTTATTGCAGACAGCCGGTCCGCCTGATCGGCCATCACACCGGCATTTCGCTCGGTTTTTACGGTACCTCCCATCACGCAACGGAGGACATCGCGATCACGAGAAGCATCGCGAACCTGGCCGTCGTTTCGACAGCGGACGGCCCGGCTCTCGCCGCGGCACTCAAGGCGACCGTCGATTATCCTTTGCCAATCTATTTCCGCATTCACCGCGGACATGACCCAGTGGTTTACGACAACGGCGTCGATTTCCAGCTTGGGAAGGGGATTGTTCACGGCATAGGCAACGACGTTACTATCATCGCGGCCGGGCACCCGGTCCATGGTGCG is a window from the Pararhizobium gei genome containing:
- a CDS encoding SDR family oxidoreductase, with translation MSNSNILDGKVVIVTGASSGIGRAIAIRAAGHGAKAVIVSDVVEAPREGGEPTASEIRKLGAKSVFVKADVSRKADNDALVAAAEEFGGVDVMVANAGITLKTDGAEVPEDDYRRLMSVNLDGPLFGAQAAARQMKALNKQGSIVLMASMGGISGAGITVAYSTSKGGVVLMAKSLADALGPDGIRVNAVAPGTIDTELLRTSPGIAQASEGFRQRTPLRRLGKPAEVGDAVAFLGSDLSSYVSGTALLVDGGLLSVI
- a CDS encoding ester cyclase, which encodes MSDQPESLKAIVRRNTLEVQSGGNFELFDELFADDFLDHTPQPGGTPDKEGARRLYHALREAFPDFRAEIHWQAVDGDIVTTFKTYHGTHRGVVLGIAPTGRQIKFETVDAMRIRNGKIAEHWGVANLYYLLQQLDALPSSAPKVPEH
- a CDS encoding SDR family NAD(P)-dependent oxidoreductase; this encodes MSSLFSNKVVAVTGAGSGIGRAIALGLARDGATVHLADRDAEGLTQTAELIRAEDGRAFTTELDVASELQVVGWIEQIDAASGRLDAAFNNAGITGPAKRIEDYPLEDFQRVIAVNLQSVFLGMKYQIPLIKRSGGGSIVNTASVAALTGPGGMSAYAASKHGVQGLTRVVAMENAAHGIRVNAIAPGWTETPMVAANSHQNPAFAALAQNAIPAKRGGKPEEIAAAAIWLASDAASYVTGHMLTVDGGMTIGGFEL
- the wrbA gene encoding NAD(P)H:quinone oxidoreductase yields the protein MTKVLVLYYSSYGHIETMAGSIAEGARSAGADVTIKRVPETVPLEIAEKSHFKINQEAPIATVAELADYDAIIVGTGTRFGRMSSQMAAFLDQAGGLWARGALNGKVGAAFASTGTQHGGQETTLFSIITNLMHFGMIIVGLPYSHQGQMSTEEIVGGAPYGATTVAGGDGSRQPSQIDLAGAFHQGEIVARTAAALVAARN
- a CDS encoding transketolase, which encodes MDRNNDPLSDAQLEHLRERAKFVRLETIRLISIAKVGHYTSVFSCAEIFAALYYDVMRIKKGEPAWPDRDRFLMGKGHAAVGLFPILADLGYFDPSWLDSYTRLGSPLGDHPDMTKVPGVDFSSGSIGHALSNGVGMLLGGRFHKRDFNAFVLLGDGEMQEGQVWEAALSGSSHGLSNLIAIVDRNGYQLDGKVDDILAVEPLDEKWRAFGWEVHTVNGHDIHALTALLRQVKADKGRTKPCCIIAKTVKGKGIDYMETEPGWHLGFLGAEDEANALETIQNTVIS
- a CDS encoding transketolase family protein, with product MNQLISKDSWQYREVNRRAPSLPTFSNALIELVEAGHPVMAGTADLQYSNGLNEFAQRFPERFVQFGISEQNMVSAAAGMATTGVIPYVATFASFLALLCCEQIRMDVAYCRQPVRLIGHHTGISLGFYGTSHHATEDIAITRSIANLAVVSTADGPALAAALKATVDYPLPIYFRIHRGHDPVVYDNGVDFQLGKGIVHGIGNDVTIIAAGHPVHGAKKAMEELNEAGYSVGLIDMHSIKPLDEEAILEASARSKIILTVEEHNIIGGLGGAVAEVLAEKGKGARLVRHGIRDEYSLIAPPTHLYRHYRLDAAGIRAVLLEAIEGASA